The proteins below come from a single Kitasatospora sp. NBC_00315 genomic window:
- a CDS encoding long-chain fatty acid--CoA ligase, translating into MLDFSLPALYQVPSGGNLSDLVHQNAERHPDVAVLSRKVDGSWTDLTAAQFLAEVHSAAKGLIAAGIEPGDRVGVMSRTRYEWTLLDFAIWSAGAVTVPVYETSSAEQVQWILGDSGAVAVLTETDGHAALVEQVRGALPELKHTWQIERGALAALAEAGTGVADTTVTERRSVPGADSIATIVYTSGTTGRPKGCQLTHGNFMAELGNVTARLEPLFRTGESSVLLFLPLAHVLGRIAEIAAAITPIKLGHVSDIKDVTAELASFRPTLILGVPRVFEKVFNTARSKAQADGKGRIFDRAADTAVAYSRALDRGRVGLMLRLRHTVFDRLVYSRLRAALGGRATHAISGGAPLGERLGHFYRGIGFTVLEGYGLTETCAATAFNPHDKPKIGTVGQPLPGSAVRIAEDGEVMLKGPQVFTGYWNNPQATAEALRDGWFATGDLGALDDEGYLSITGRKKEIIVTAGGKNVAPAVIEDRIRAHALVGEVMVVGDRKPFIACLVTVDEDFFPKWKEMNGKPAGATVAELREDADLLAALQSAVDEGNAAVSHAEAVKKFRLLDTVFSEASGHLTPSLKLKRNVVLRDYAVEVEALYLR; encoded by the coding sequence TTGCTCGACTTCAGTCTTCCGGCCCTCTACCAGGTACCGAGCGGCGGTAACCTCTCGGACCTGGTGCACCAGAACGCCGAGCGGCATCCGGATGTCGCGGTGCTCAGCCGCAAGGTGGACGGGAGCTGGACCGACCTCACCGCCGCGCAGTTCCTCGCCGAGGTGCACTCCGCCGCCAAGGGCCTGATCGCGGCCGGCATCGAGCCCGGGGACCGGGTCGGCGTGATGTCGCGCACCCGCTACGAGTGGACGCTGCTGGACTTCGCGATCTGGTCGGCCGGGGCGGTCACCGTGCCGGTGTACGAGACCTCCTCCGCCGAACAGGTGCAGTGGATCCTCGGTGACTCCGGGGCCGTCGCGGTGCTGACGGAGACGGACGGGCACGCGGCGCTGGTCGAGCAGGTGCGCGGCGCGCTGCCGGAGCTGAAGCACACCTGGCAGATCGAGCGGGGCGCGCTGGCCGCGCTCGCCGAGGCCGGTACCGGGGTCGCCGACACCACGGTGACCGAGCGCCGGTCCGTCCCGGGCGCCGACTCGATCGCGACCATCGTCTACACCTCCGGCACCACCGGCCGGCCGAAGGGCTGTCAGCTCACCCACGGCAACTTCATGGCCGAACTGGGCAACGTGACGGCCCGGTTGGAGCCGCTGTTCCGGACCGGCGAGAGTTCCGTCCTGCTGTTCCTCCCGCTCGCGCACGTGCTGGGCCGGATCGCCGAGATCGCCGCCGCGATCACCCCGATCAAGCTCGGCCACGTCTCGGACATCAAGGACGTCACCGCCGAGCTCGCCTCGTTCCGCCCGACGCTGATCCTGGGCGTGCCGCGGGTCTTCGAGAAGGTCTTCAACACCGCCCGGTCCAAGGCCCAGGCGGACGGCAAGGGCAGGATCTTCGACCGGGCCGCCGACACCGCGGTGGCGTACAGCCGGGCCCTGGACCGGGGCCGCGTCGGGCTGATGCTGAGACTCCGGCACACCGTCTTCGACCGCCTCGTCTACAGCAGGCTGCGGGCGGCGCTCGGCGGCCGGGCCACCCACGCCATCTCCGGCGGCGCCCCGCTGGGCGAGCGGCTCGGCCACTTCTACCGGGGCATCGGCTTCACCGTGCTGGAGGGCTACGGCCTGACCGAGACCTGCGCGGCCACCGCCTTCAACCCGCACGACAAGCCGAAGATCGGCACCGTCGGCCAGCCGCTGCCCGGTTCCGCCGTGCGGATCGCCGAGGACGGCGAGGTCATGCTCAAGGGCCCGCAGGTCTTCACCGGCTACTGGAACAACCCGCAGGCCACCGCCGAGGCGTTGCGCGACGGCTGGTTCGCCACCGGTGACCTGGGCGCCCTCGACGACGAGGGCTACCTGTCCATCACCGGGCGCAAGAAGGAGATCATCGTCACCGCGGGCGGCAAGAACGTCGCCCCGGCGGTGATCGAGGACCGCATCCGGGCGCACGCGCTGGTCGGCGAGGTCATGGTGGTCGGCGACCGCAAGCCGTTCATCGCCTGTCTGGTCACCGTGGACGAGGACTTCTTCCCGAAGTGGAAGGAGATGAACGGCAAGCCGGCCGGCGCCACCGTCGCCGAGCTGCGCGAGGACGCGGACCTGCTGGCGGCCCTGCAGAGCGCGGTGGACGAGGGCAACGCCGCCGTCTCGCACGCCGAGGCGGTGAAGAAGTTCCGGCTGCTGGACACCGTCTTCTCCGAGGCGAGCGGCCACCTCACGCCGTCGCTCAAGCTCAAGCGCAACGTGGTGCTGAGGGACTACGCGGTCGAGGTGGAGGCGCTCTACCTGCGCTGA
- a CDS encoding SRPBCC family protein yields the protein MAEHTRASITIEATPAEVMAVIADFAAYPAWTGEVKEIEVLETGADGRAAQVRLLLDAGAIRDEHVLAYTWDGDRQVGWTLVKSQMLRTLDGSYALAPLGDGTEVTYQLAVDVKIPMLGMIKRKAEKVIIDRALAGLKKRVEG from the coding sequence ATGGCGGAGCACACCAGGGCGAGCATCACCATCGAGGCGACCCCGGCCGAGGTGATGGCCGTGATCGCCGACTTCGCCGCCTACCCGGCCTGGACCGGCGAGGTCAAGGAGATCGAGGTGCTGGAGACCGGCGCCGACGGCCGGGCCGCCCAGGTCCGGCTGCTGCTCGACGCGGGCGCCATCCGCGACGAGCACGTGCTGGCCTACACCTGGGACGGCGACCGCCAGGTCGGCTGGACCCTGGTCAAGAGCCAGATGCTGCGCACGCTGGACGGTTCCTACGCGCTGGCCCCGCTGGGCGACGGCACCGAGGTCACCTACCAGCTGGCCGTCGACGTCAAGATCCCGATGCTCGGCATGATCAAGCGCAAGGCCGAGAAGGTCATCATCGACCGGGCACTGGCCGGTCTCAAGAAGCGCGTCGAAGGCTGA
- a CDS encoding ArsA family ATPase — MTATSSETPRPTAARTVLVTGAPGAVAVAAATALHLARRGLRTRLLAADDPHRTLDRLLGARLSAEPLDHAPGLTVARTDEQAAFRRAFDAVGGRIKPALDLLGADPLDPEELTALPGTGRLALLRALHDCDADVLVVAAPPPAELIATLALPEQLERYLARLVPEQRQAARALRPLLAAVAGVPMPAEWLFEARASATAALAEARRAITAPGTSVRLVVDADARPAEELRRIRSGLALHGLRTDAVVAHRALPAAALSSADPWLAARAARQREVLAGLAAELDVPLLLGGDPEAAPQDLAEELYGGRPDPAPLAAAPWTVEDRLAEEGLLVWRLTLPGADRADLDLVRRGDELVVGLGAYRRILSLPSALRRCTVTGAGLTDGVLAVRFAPDPALWPRG, encoded by the coding sequence ATGACGGCGACCAGCAGCGAGACACCCCGCCCCACCGCGGCGCGCACCGTCCTGGTCACCGGTGCCCCCGGGGCGGTCGCCGTGGCCGCCGCCACCGCGCTGCACCTCGCCCGCCGGGGCCTGCGCACCCGCCTGCTGGCGGCCGACGACCCGCACCGCACCCTCGACCGGCTGCTCGGCGCCCGCCTGAGCGCCGAGCCCCTCGACCACGCCCCCGGGCTCACCGTGGCGCGCACGGACGAGCAGGCGGCCTTCCGCCGCGCTTTTGACGCCGTGGGCGGGCGGATCAAGCCCGCCCTCGACCTGCTCGGCGCCGATCCGCTCGACCCCGAGGAGCTCACCGCCCTCCCCGGCACCGGCCGGCTCGCCCTGCTGCGGGCCCTGCACGACTGCGACGCCGACGTCCTGGTCGTCGCCGCTCCGCCGCCCGCCGAACTGATCGCCACCCTCGCGCTGCCCGAGCAGTTGGAGCGCTACCTCGCCCGGCTCGTCCCCGAGCAGCGCCAGGCCGCCCGCGCGCTGCGTCCGCTGCTGGCCGCGGTGGCCGGCGTCCCGATGCCCGCCGAGTGGCTCTTCGAGGCCCGGGCCTCGGCCACCGCGGCGCTCGCCGAGGCCCGGCGGGCGATCACCGCGCCCGGCACCTCCGTCCGGCTGGTGGTCGACGCCGACGCCCGGCCCGCCGAGGAGCTGCGGCGGATCCGCTCCGGCCTCGCCCTGCACGGGCTGCGGACGGACGCGGTGGTCGCGCACCGGGCGCTGCCGGCGGCCGCGCTGAGCTCGGCCGACCCCTGGCTGGCCGCCAGGGCCGCCCGGCAGCGGGAGGTGCTCGCCGGCCTGGCCGCCGAGCTGGACGTGCCCCTGCTGCTCGGCGGCGATCCCGAGGCCGCGCCGCAGGACCTCGCCGAGGAGCTGTACGGCGGCCGCCCCGACCCGGCGCCGCTCGCCGCGGCGCCCTGGACGGTGGAGGACCGCCTCGCCGAGGAGGGCCTGCTGGTCTGGCGGCTCACGCTGCCCGGCGCCGACCGGGCCGACCTGGATCTCGTCCGGCGCGGCGACGAGCTGGTGGTCGGCCTCGGTGCGTACCGTCGGATCCTGTCGCTGCCGTCCGCGCTGCGACGGTGCACCGTCACCGGCGCGGGCCTCACCGACGGTGTGCTCGCGGTGCGCTTCGCGCCCGACCCCGCGCTCTGGCCCCGGGGCTGA
- a CDS encoding DUF5304 family protein, with translation MTTADDRTGDPSAEAPDGAEHPFGPELGPLVDEVRRLADAVGAKAQEAGAQQFAAAALGSLAALAELPGTLREKHPEVYGHLSAAGGELLAAYRAAVSGHERRWSAGERSPSEHIDLDTPSEHAAKE, from the coding sequence ATGACCACTGCCGACGACCGGACCGGTGACCCGAGCGCCGAGGCGCCCGACGGGGCGGAGCACCCCTTCGGGCCGGAGCTCGGCCCGCTGGTGGACGAGGTCCGGCGGCTCGCCGACGCGGTCGGGGCGAAGGCCCAGGAGGCCGGCGCCCAGCAGTTCGCCGCCGCGGCCCTGGGCTCGCTCGCCGCACTGGCCGAACTTCCGGGCACGCTGCGCGAGAAGCACCCCGAGGTCTACGGGCACCTGTCCGCGGCCGGGGGCGAGCTGCTCGCCGCGTATCGGGCCGCCGTCTCGGGTCATGAGCGCCGATGGTCAGCCGGAGAGCGTTCCCCGAGTGAGCACATCGACCTCGACACGCCGAGCGAGCATGCTGCCAAGGAGTGA
- a CDS encoding ROK family glucokinase, translating into MALTIGVDVGGTKIAAGVVDEAGEILARTRVPTPADPQWAVDAIAQAVRELKELHPDVAAVGVGAPGFVDRDRSTVIFAPNIDWENEPLKARIEELTGLETVIENDANCAAWAEFRFGAAAEHSDMVLITVGTGIGGGIVLDGRLHRGRFGVAGEIGHLNMVPDGLLCGCGGKGCWEQYGSGRALRRYGREGAAADPVRGKRMLELNDGVAETIRGIHITEAAEAGDPLALECYDELADWLGRGMADLAALFDPGVFVLGGGVSDSGRLLLDPVAKAFQRYLTGGVHRPRAEVVLASMGSAAGISGAADLARTL; encoded by the coding sequence ATGGCTCTGACCATCGGCGTCGATGTCGGCGGTACCAAGATTGCGGCCGGCGTGGTCGACGAGGCAGGCGAGATCCTGGCCCGGACCCGGGTACCCACCCCGGCCGACCCCCAGTGGGCGGTCGATGCCATCGCGCAGGCAGTACGCGAGCTCAAGGAGCTGCACCCGGACGTGGCGGCGGTGGGCGTAGGGGCCCCCGGCTTCGTCGACCGGGACCGCTCCACGGTGATCTTCGCGCCCAACATCGACTGGGAGAACGAGCCGCTCAAGGCCCGGATCGAGGAGCTCACCGGCCTTGAGACGGTGATCGAGAACGACGCCAACTGCGCGGCGTGGGCCGAGTTCCGGTTCGGCGCGGCGGCCGAGCACAGCGACATGGTGCTGATCACCGTCGGCACCGGCATCGGCGGCGGCATCGTCCTGGACGGCCGCCTGCACCGCGGCCGGTTCGGGGTGGCCGGCGAGATCGGCCACCTCAACATGGTCCCGGACGGCCTGCTCTGCGGCTGTGGTGGCAAGGGCTGCTGGGAGCAGTACGGCTCCGGCCGCGCGCTGCGCCGCTACGGTCGCGAGGGCGCCGCCGCCGACCCGGTGCGCGGCAAGCGGATGCTGGAGCTCAACGACGGTGTCGCCGAGACGATCCGGGGCATCCACATCACCGAGGCCGCCGAGGCGGGCGACCCGCTGGCGCTGGAGTGCTACGACGAGCTGGCCGACTGGCTCGGCCGCGGCATGGCGGACCTCGCGGCGCTGTTCGACCCGGGCGTCTTCGTGCTCGGCGGCGGCGTCTCCGACTCCGGTCGGCTGCTGCTGGACCCGGTCGCCAAGGCCTTCCAGCGCTACCTGACCGGTGGTGTCCACCGCCCGCGCGCCGAGGTCGTCCTGGCCTCGATGGGTTCGGCCGCCGGCATCTCCGGTGCCGCCGACCTGGCCCGCACGCTCTGA
- a CDS encoding endonuclease/exonuclease/phosphatase family protein translates to MTEPPADTPAAVPAVPAVPAVLPASGPGPDGSRRVRLLSYNIRSLRDDRRALARVVRACEPDLVCVQEAPRYWRPEGQARWLARSTGTVVLSGGGRRAAGPLLLGTPGVEVLARHDRLLPKTRGLHARGFASAVVRIGASAPFSVTSCHLSLDAAERRGQFSLLLDGSAVAEHAVIAGDLNEHPDGPGWRLLAGRLQDAHPTAPWGGTFTSVPENPYQRIDGVFATAGIRVLACGVPHDLPGVAEADLRAATDHLPVLAVLEIPAAW, encoded by the coding sequence GTGACCGAACCCCCGGCGGACACCCCGGCCGCCGTGCCCGCCGTGCCCGCCGTGCCCGCCGTGCTTCCGGCCTCCGGGCCCGGGCCGGACGGCAGCCGGCGGGTGCGGCTGCTCAGCTACAACATCCGCTCGCTGCGTGACGACCGCCGGGCGCTGGCCCGGGTCGTCCGCGCCTGCGAGCCGGATCTCGTCTGCGTCCAGGAGGCGCCCCGGTACTGGCGCCCCGAGGGCCAGGCCCGGTGGCTGGCCCGGAGCACCGGCACGGTGGTCCTCTCCGGCGGCGGGCGCAGGGCGGCCGGGCCGCTGCTGCTCGGTACGCCCGGCGTCGAGGTGCTGGCGCGGCACGACCGTCTGCTGCCCAAGACCCGGGGCCTGCACGCCCGGGGCTTCGCGAGCGCGGTGGTGCGGATCGGCGCGAGCGCGCCCTTCTCGGTGACCAGCTGCCATCTCAGCCTGGACGCGGCCGAGCGCCGGGGCCAGTTCTCCCTGCTGCTGGACGGGTCGGCCGTCGCCGAGCACGCCGTGATCGCCGGCGACCTCAACGAGCACCCCGACGGTCCCGGCTGGCGGCTGCTCGCCGGGCGGCTCCAGGACGCGCACCCCACCGCGCCCTGGGGCGGCACCTTCACGTCCGTCCCGGAGAACCCCTACCAGCGGATCGACGGGGTGTTCGCGACCGCCGGCATCCGGGTGCTGGCCTGTGGCGTCCCGCACGACCTGCCCGGCGTCGCCGAGGCCGATCTGCGGGCCGCCACCGACCACCTGCCCGTGCTCGCCGTGCTGGAGATCCCGGCCGCCTGGTAG
- a CDS encoding alpha/beta hydrolase: MPLLPGAEPYRHQGGPVGVLLCHGFTGSPQSLRPWADELAAAGLTVSLPLLPGHGTRWQDLQVTRWEDWYAEVEREFLTLSESCDQVFVCALSMGGALALRLAAVHGGAVAGLVLVNPSVRSDNPATVLLPVLRHLVPSLSGVANDIALEGSRETGYDRTPLHAAWSLSRLWRDVRGRLAQVRQPVLLFHSPQDHVVSPANSELVLARISSTDVTERLCERSFHVATLDHDATEIFGASLDFIRRLAPANAAGATRVESDDHRG; this comes from the coding sequence ATGCCGCTGCTGCCCGGTGCCGAGCCGTACCGCCACCAGGGCGGCCCGGTCGGCGTCCTGCTCTGCCACGGCTTCACCGGCTCGCCCCAGTCCCTGCGCCCGTGGGCGGACGAGCTGGCCGCGGCGGGCCTGACCGTCTCGCTGCCGCTGCTGCCCGGCCACGGGACCCGCTGGCAGGACCTCCAGGTCACCCGCTGGGAGGACTGGTACGCCGAGGTCGAACGGGAGTTCCTGACGCTCTCCGAGAGCTGCGATCAGGTCTTCGTGTGCGCGCTGTCGATGGGCGGCGCGCTGGCCCTGCGGCTGGCGGCGGTGCACGGCGGCGCGGTGGCCGGTCTGGTGCTCGTCAACCCCTCGGTGCGCTCGGACAACCCGGCGACCGTGCTCCTGCCGGTGCTGCGGCATCTGGTGCCGAGCCTGTCGGGGGTGGCCAACGACATCGCGCTGGAGGGCTCCAGGGAAACCGGCTACGACCGCACACCCCTGCACGCCGCCTGGTCGTTGTCCCGGTTGTGGCGGGACGTCCGGGGCCGGCTGGCACAGGTGCGCCAGCCGGTGCTGCTGTTCCACAGTCCGCAGGACCACGTGGTCTCGCCGGCCAACTCGGAACTGGTGCTCGCCCGGATATCCTCGACGGACGTGACCGAGCGGCTGTGCGAGCGCAGTTTCCACGTCGCGACGCTCGACCACGACGCGACGGAAATATTCGGGGCGAGTCTGGACTTCATCCGACGACTGGCGCCGGCGAACGCGGCGGGCGCCACCCGGGTCGAATCCGACGATCACCGAGGCTGA
- a CDS encoding lysophospholipid acyltransferase family protein has translation MFYRLMKMIVAPLLRIFFRPWMEGVENIPDEGAAIIASNHLSFSDSFFLPALMKRRVTFIAKAEYFNTPGIKGKLTAAFFKGVGQLPVDRSGVRGAGEAAIRSAVAVIDRGELFGVYPEGTRSPDGKLYRGKVGGLARVALATGAPVIPVAMIDTEKVQPPGQVMPNFGIRPGIRIGRPLDFSRYHGMENDRFILRSVTDEVMYEIMRLSGQEYVDIYATAAKRQIADEKKRADTERKAAQKAEQAALKAEKAEAEKAEADAAGAEQEDGPA, from the coding sequence TTGTTCTACCGACTGATGAAGATGATCGTCGCGCCACTGCTACGGATCTTCTTCCGGCCGTGGATGGAGGGGGTGGAGAACATCCCCGACGAGGGCGCCGCGATCATCGCGAGCAATCACCTCTCCTTCTCGGACTCCTTCTTCCTCCCCGCACTGATGAAGCGTCGAGTCACGTTCATCGCCAAGGCGGAGTACTTCAACACCCCCGGGATCAAGGGCAAGCTCACCGCCGCCTTCTTCAAGGGCGTCGGCCAGCTCCCGGTGGACCGCTCGGGCGTGCGCGGGGCCGGCGAGGCGGCGATCCGCAGCGCGGTGGCCGTGATCGACCGGGGCGAGCTGTTCGGCGTCTACCCCGAGGGCACCCGCTCGCCCGACGGCAAGCTCTACCGGGGCAAGGTCGGCGGCCTGGCGCGGGTCGCGCTGGCCACCGGCGCACCGGTGATCCCGGTCGCGATGATCGACACCGAGAAGGTCCAGCCGCCCGGCCAGGTGATGCCCAACTTCGGCATCCGCCCCGGCATCCGGATCGGCCGCCCGCTCGACTTCTCCCGCTACCACGGCATGGAGAACGACCGCTTCATCCTCCGTTCGGTGACGGACGAGGTGATGTACGAGATCATGCGGCTGTCCGGCCAGGAGTACGTGGACATCTACGCGACCGCCGCCAAGCGGCAGATCGCGGACGAGAAGAAGCGGGCCGACACCGAGCGCAAGGCGGCGCAGAAGGCCGAGCAGGCCGCGCTGAAGGCGGAGAAGGCCGAGGCGGAGAAGGCCGAGGCCGACGCCGCCGGAGCCGAACAGGAGGACGGGCCGGCCTGA
- the macS gene encoding MacS family sensor histidine kinase, giving the protein MDGTGRPAPTGLARPGPPGPVAAPAARAGAGLEGLPGVGASVAAGGMSVELPLWRAISYFRVLALGYAVLRYLDAYLDFRHPVAGWIYMGALVLWTLATVRAFAGPQRCTWAVLGVDLTVAVTGVVMSGLVDDPARIHHGSLTLPTIWAAGTVLGFAAKGGWRPAAFAGTVIGIANIFAHGGFTGDNVHNIVLLMVAGCAIGYVIELARAGEAALTRALRVESATRERERLSRDIHDGVLQVLALVQRRGSEQGAGAPALGGPGPDLAELGRLAGEQERALRTLMTGGPIPRQAQDGPPGPADLRTLIAPYATERVTVSAPGTPVLLPGPVADELAAAVGAALDNVRRHAGPAARAWILLEDEPGAVTVGIRDDGPGFEAGRLGEAERAGRLGVSQSIRGRLLDLGGTAELYSTPGEGVEVELVVPRSDG; this is encoded by the coding sequence ATGGACGGCACCGGCAGACCCGCCCCGACCGGGCTCGCCCGGCCGGGACCGCCCGGGCCCGTGGCGGCGCCCGCCGCCCGGGCCGGAGCCGGGCTCGAAGGCCTCCCGGGCGTCGGCGCCTCGGTGGCCGCCGGGGGGATGTCCGTCGAGCTGCCGCTCTGGCGCGCGATCTCGTACTTCAGGGTGCTGGCGCTCGGCTACGCCGTGCTGCGCTACCTCGACGCCTACCTGGACTTCCGGCACCCGGTCGCGGGCTGGATCTACATGGGCGCGCTGGTCCTCTGGACCCTCGCGACCGTACGCGCCTTCGCCGGCCCCCAGCGGTGCACCTGGGCCGTGCTCGGCGTCGACCTCACCGTCGCGGTGACGGGCGTGGTGATGAGCGGGTTGGTGGACGACCCCGCGCGGATCCACCACGGCTCGCTCACGCTGCCCACCATCTGGGCGGCGGGCACCGTCCTCGGCTTCGCGGCGAAGGGCGGCTGGCGGCCGGCGGCCTTCGCGGGGACGGTCATCGGCATCGCCAACATCTTCGCCCACGGCGGGTTCACCGGGGACAACGTCCACAACATCGTGCTGCTGATGGTGGCCGGCTGCGCGATCGGCTACGTGATCGAGCTGGCCCGCGCCGGCGAGGCGGCCCTCACCCGCGCGCTGCGGGTGGAGTCCGCCACCCGCGAGCGCGAGCGGCTCTCGCGGGACATCCACGACGGGGTGCTCCAGGTGCTGGCCCTGGTCCAGCGCCGGGGGAGCGAGCAGGGCGCCGGCGCCCCGGCGCTCGGCGGGCCCGGCCCGGATCTGGCCGAGCTCGGCCGGCTGGCGGGTGAACAGGAGCGGGCGCTGCGCACGCTGATGACCGGCGGCCCGATCCCCCGCCAGGCCCAGGACGGCCCGCCCGGCCCGGCGGACCTGCGCACCCTGATCGCCCCCTACGCCACCGAGCGGGTGACCGTGTCGGCGCCCGGGACCCCGGTGCTGCTGCCCGGCCCGGTCGCCGACGAGCTGGCCGCCGCCGTGGGCGCGGCGCTCGACAACGTACGCCGGCACGCCGGTCCCGCCGCCCGGGCGTGGATCCTGCTGGAGGACGAGCCGGGGGCGGTGACGGTCGGCATCCGGGACGACGGCCCCGGCTTCGAGGCCGGGCGTCTCGGAGAGGCGGAGCGGGCCGGGCGCCTGGGCGTCTCGCAGTCGATCCGCGGGCGGCTGCTGGACCTCGGCGGCACGGCCGAGTTGTACTCGACGCCGGGCGAGGGCGTCGAGGTGGAGCTGGTGGTGCCGAGGAGCGACGGATGA
- a CDS encoding response regulator — protein MTGQQPAALRVMVVDDHPMWREAVSRDLAEAGLDVVATAGDGEEAVRRARACSPQVVVLDLNLPGLPGVEACRRMVGQDPSVRVLVLSASGEHQDVLEAVKSGATGYLVKSAGREELLDAVRRTAVGDAVFTPGLAGLVLGEFRRLAAEPAPASAPAAPQLTARETEVLRLVAKGLSYRQIADRLVLSHRTVQNHVQNTLGKLQLHNRVELVRYAIEQGLDDGA, from the coding sequence ATGACGGGGCAGCAGCCGGCCGCGCTGCGGGTGATGGTGGTGGACGACCACCCGATGTGGCGCGAGGCGGTCTCCCGGGATCTCGCCGAGGCGGGCCTGGACGTGGTCGCGACCGCCGGGGACGGGGAGGAGGCCGTCCGCCGGGCGCGCGCCTGCTCCCCGCAGGTGGTCGTGCTCGACCTCAACCTGCCGGGACTGCCGGGCGTCGAGGCCTGCCGCCGGATGGTCGGCCAGGACCCCTCCGTGCGGGTCCTGGTGCTCTCCGCGAGCGGGGAGCACCAGGACGTCCTGGAGGCGGTGAAGTCGGGCGCGACCGGCTACCTGGTCAAGTCGGCCGGGCGCGAGGAACTGCTGGACGCGGTGCGCCGCACCGCCGTCGGCGACGCGGTGTTCACCCCGGGCCTCGCCGGTCTGGTGCTGGGGGAGTTCCGCCGGCTGGCCGCCGAGCCGGCGCCGGCCAGTGCGCCGGCCGCCCCGCAGCTCACCGCGCGCGAGACCGAGGTGCTGCGGCTGGTCGCCAAGGGGCTGTCGTACCGTCAGATCGCCGACCGGCTGGTGCTCTCGCACCGCACCGTGCAGAACCACGTGCAGAACACGCTCGGCAAACTGCAACTGCACAACCGGGTGGAGCTGGTGCGGTACGCGATCGAGCAGGGGCTGGACGACGGGGCCTGA